A part of Aegilops tauschii subsp. strangulata cultivar AL8/78 chromosome 2, Aet v6.0, whole genome shotgun sequence genomic DNA contains:
- the LOC141041266 gene encoding uncharacterized protein → MPVGKLLGFLVLERGIEANPEKIKATERMHKPARLRDLMKKTSPFEWNDQADEAFRDLKRMLSIAPVLASPADKDLLLLYIAATSRSVSTVLVVERPEKGKIHHVLRPVYYLSEVLSASNQNYPHY, encoded by the exons ATGCCGGTCGGGAAGCTGCTCGGCTTCCTCGTCTTGGAGCGCGGCATTGAGGCGAACCCGGAAAAAATCAAGGCCACCGAGCGCATGCACAAGCCGGCTCGgctgcgcgat ctgatgaagaagacgtCACCGTTTGAGTGGAACGACCAGGCGGATGAAGCGTTCCGGGatctcaagcgcatgctctccatCGCACCTGTCCTGGCCTCGCCGGCAGACAAGGATTTGCTGTTGCTATACATCGCCGCTACCTCACGGTCGGTCAGCACGGTGctggtggtcgagcgaccagagaagggcAAGATCCATCATGTCCTGCGCCCggtctactacctgagcgaggtgcttTCCGCATCCAatcagaactacccgcactattag